The following are encoded in a window of Halorarum salinum genomic DNA:
- a CDS encoding universal stress protein, which produces MYDDVLLPVDGSDGTGAALAHAESLGTTYGATVHVLHVADTNRDSVTTLAAGNTVDVLSEKGTELVEEVSAALDPAVSRRTEVLQGDPHDTIVDYANEYGIDLIVMATHGRRGLERFLLGSVTDRVVRTADVPVLTVRLDEAA; this is translated from the coding sequence ATGTACGACGACGTTCTGCTCCCGGTCGACGGCAGCGACGGGACGGGGGCCGCGCTCGCGCACGCCGAGTCGCTCGGGACGACGTACGGCGCGACCGTCCACGTCCTCCACGTCGCCGACACGAACCGCGACAGCGTAACCACCCTCGCCGCCGGGAACACCGTGGACGTGCTCTCCGAGAAGGGGACCGAACTCGTCGAGGAGGTCTCGGCCGCGCTCGACCCGGCGGTGAGCAGGCGGACGGAGGTGTTGCAGGGGGACCCCCACGACACCATCGTGGACTACGCGAACGAGTACGGGATCGACCTGATCGTGATGGCGACGCACGGCCGGCGGGGGCTCGAGCGGTTCCTGCTCGGGAGCGTCACCGACCGGGTCGTCCGGACCGCGGACGTGCCCGTCCTGACCGTCAGGCTGGACGAGGCGGCGTAG
- a CDS encoding DUF7128 family protein, whose protein sequence is MVTETERDDMTWYRCERCGLMLDDREDARQHEQNCDAEEPSYLQ, encoded by the coding sequence ATGGTCACGGAGACGGAGCGGGACGACATGACGTGGTACCGGTGTGAGCGGTGCGGGCTCATGCTGGACGACCGCGAGGACGCCCGTCAACACGAGCAGAACTGCGACGCGGAGGAGCCGTCGTACCTGCAGTGA
- a CDS encoding S1C family serine protease produces MPTRRDVLACAGASTLAGVAGCVQVGSSGPPQNGPDGTTATDVYEAVLPSVVGVQVYGRSGPSRQGSGFVGPGGRVITNEHVVAGADEVRLRFDGNEWRGAEALGTDTYSDLAVLDATDPPASATSLPFVDADPEPPVGTPVLAIGSPYGFAGSASEGIVSGVDRLLPAPNQFRIADAVQTDAALNPGNSGGPLVTFDGEVVGVVSSAGGENVGFAISAALAGRVVPALAEGGEYEHPYLGARLLEVTPAVAEAYDLDSVGGVVVVDAVADGPAEGVLDPATGTTTVRGTEVPTGGDVIVAIAGVPVGTQADLSTTLALETSPDETVTVTVRRGGEERTVELTLGARPEPSETDR; encoded by the coding sequence ATGCCGACTCGACGCGACGTCCTCGCGTGCGCCGGGGCCTCGACCCTCGCCGGCGTCGCCGGCTGCGTACAGGTCGGGAGCTCCGGGCCGCCGCAGAACGGACCCGACGGCACGACCGCGACCGACGTCTACGAGGCGGTCCTCCCCTCGGTCGTCGGCGTGCAGGTCTACGGGCGTTCCGGACCCTCCCGGCAGGGCTCCGGCTTCGTCGGCCCCGGTGGCCGGGTGATCACGAACGAGCACGTCGTCGCGGGCGCCGACGAGGTGAGACTCCGCTTCGACGGCAACGAGTGGCGCGGCGCCGAGGCGCTCGGGACGGACACGTACAGCGACCTGGCCGTCCTCGACGCGACTGACCCCCCGGCGTCGGCGACGTCGCTCCCGTTCGTCGACGCGGACCCGGAGCCGCCGGTCGGGACGCCTGTGCTCGCCATCGGCTCGCCGTACGGGTTCGCCGGCTCCGCCTCGGAGGGCATCGTCAGCGGCGTCGACCGCCTGCTCCCCGCGCCGAACCAGTTCCGCATCGCCGACGCGGTCCAGACGGACGCCGCGCTCAACCCCGGAAACAGCGGGGGTCCCCTCGTCACCTTCGACGGCGAGGTGGTCGGCGTCGTCAGCTCCGCCGGCGGGGAGAACGTCGGGTTCGCCATCTCGGCGGCGCTCGCCGGGCGCGTCGTCCCTGCGCTGGCCGAGGGCGGGGAGTACGAGCACCCGTACCTGGGCGCGAGGCTCCTCGAGGTCACGCCCGCGGTGGCCGAGGCGTACGACCTCGACTCCGTCGGCGGCGTCGTCGTCGTGGACGCCGTCGCCGACGGCCCCGCGGAGGGCGTCCTCGACCCCGCCACGGGGACGACGACGGTTCGGGGGACGGAGGTCCCGACCGGCGGCGACGTGATCGTCGCGATCGCGGGCGTCCCCGTGGGTACCCAGGCGGACCTCTCGACGACGCTGGCCCTGGAGACGAGTCCCGACGAGACGGTCACCGTCACCGTCCGCCGCGGGGGCGAGGAGCGGACCGTCGAACTGACGCTCGGCGCTCGACCGGAGCCGTCCGAAACCGACCGCTGA